In Nomascus leucogenys isolate Asia chromosome 11, Asia_NLE_v1, whole genome shotgun sequence, the following proteins share a genomic window:
- the BTBD3 gene encoding BTB/POZ domain-containing protein 3 isoform X1, translating into MPPRSLPVIGHARSLPPSVPCVRVPAEPAGRWISECPGRGLRSGHRARRRTAASPEARRSAGETVKNRSKKSSKKANTSSSSSNSSKLPPVCYEIITLKTKKKKMAADIFPRKKPANSSSTSVQQYHQQNLSNNNLIPAPNWQGLYPTIRERNAVMFNNDLMADVHFVVGPPGGTQRLPGHKYVLAVGSSVFHAMFYGELAEDKDEIRIPDVEPAAFLAMLKYIYCDEIDLAADTVLATLYAAKKYIVPHLARACVNFLETSLSAKNACVLLSQSCLFEEPDLTQRCWEVIDAQAELALKSEGFCDIDFQTLESILRRETLNAKEIVVFEAALNWAEVECQRQDLALSIENKRKVLGKALYLIRIPTMALDDFANGAAQSGVLTLNETNDIFLWYTAAKKPELQFVSKARKGLVPQRCHRFQSCAYRSNQWRYRGRCDSIQFAVDKRVFIAGFGLYGSSCGSAEYSAKIELKRQGVVLGQNLSKYFSDGSSNTFPVWFEYPVQIEPDTFYTASVILDGNELSYFGQEGMTEVQCGKVTVQFQCSSDSTNGTGVQGGQIPELIFYA; encoded by the exons ATGCCACCCCGCTCCCTCCCGGTGATCGGGCACGCGCGCTCGCTCCCGCCGAGCGTGCCCTGCGTGCGGGTGCCCGCCGAGCCCGCCGGGCGCTGGATCTCCGAGTGCCCCGGCCGGGGCCTGAGGAGCGGGCACAGGGCAAGACGGCGGACCGCTGCGTCGCCCGAGGCGAGGAGGAGCGCGGGCG AGACGGTAAAGAACAGGTCCAAGAAAAGCTCGAAGAAAGCAAAtaccagcagcagcagtagcaacaGCAGCAAGTTGCCGCCAGTTTGTTATGAAATAATTACCTTGAAGACTAAAAAGAAGAAGATGGCTGCTGATATATTCCCCCGTAAAAAGCCAGCCAACTCCAGCAGCACCAGCGTCCAGCAGTACCACCAGCAGAATCTCAGTAACAACAACCTTATCCCGGCCCCAAACTGGCAGGGTCTTTATCCCACCATTAGAGAGAG AAATGCGGTGATGTTCAATAATGATTTGATGGCAGATGTACATTTTGTGGTTGGGCCACCAGGTGGGACTCAACGGTTGCCAGGACACAAA TATGTTTTAGCTGTTGGGAGCTCTGTGTTCCATGCGATGTTTTACGGAGAACTTGCAGAGGACAAAGATGAAATCCGTATACCAGATGTCGAACCTGCTGCTTTTCTCGCTATGCTGAA ATATATCTATTGTGATGAAATTGACTTGGCTGCTGACACAGTGCTGGCCACACTTTATGCTGCCAAAAAGTACATCGTCCCTCACCTTGCCAGGGCCTGTGTTAATTtcctggagaccagcctgagtgcCAAAAATGCCTGTGTGCTCCTCTCCCAGAGCTGCCTGTTCGAGGAGCCAGACCTGACCCAGCGTTGCTGGGAGGTGATTGATGCCCAGGCTGAGTTAGCTCTCAAGTCTGAGGGATTCTGCGATATCGACTTCCAGACACTAGAAAGTATTCTCCGTAGGGAAACTCTGAATGCCAAAGAAATTGTGGTTTTTGAGGCAGCTCTCAACTGGGCTGAAGTAGAATGCCAACGACAAGATCTAGCGTTGAGCATTGAAAATAAACGCAAGGTCCTAGGAAAGGCACTTTACTTGATCCGCATACCCACAATGGCCCTTGATGATTTTGCAAATGGTGCTGCACAGTCCGGAGTATTAACTCTCAATGAGACCAACGACATCTTCCTCTGGTATACTGCAGCCAAAAAGCCTGAGCTGCAGTTTGTGAGTAAAGCCCGCAAGGGCCTTGTCCCCCAGCGCTGTCACCGTTTCCAGTCGTGTGCCTATCGAAGCAACCAGTGGCGCTATCGCGGTCGCTGTGACAGCATCCAGTTTGCAGTTGATAAAAGAGTGTTCATTGCTGGCTTTGGGCTGTATGGCTCCAGCTGTGGTTCTGCAGAATACAGTGCCAAGATTGAACTTAAGCGGCAGGGCGTTGTCCTGGGGCAGAACTTGAGCAAGTACTTCTCAGATGGGTCCAGCAATACCTTTCCGGTATGGTTTGAATACCCAGTGCAGATCGAGCCAGACACCTTCTACACAGCCAGTGTGATACTGGATGGCAATGAACTCAGCTACTTTGGACAAGAAGGCATGACAGAAGTTCAGTGTGGCAAAGTGACTGTCCAGTTTCAGTGCTCCTCAGATAGCACCAATGGCACTGGGGTACAGGGAGGGCAGATCCCTGAACTTATATTCTATGCTTGA
- the BTBD3 gene encoding BTB/POZ domain-containing protein 3 isoform X2, protein MAADIFPRKKPANSSSTSVQQYHQQNLSNNNLIPAPNWQGLYPTIRERNAVMFNNDLMADVHFVVGPPGGTQRLPGHKYVLAVGSSVFHAMFYGELAEDKDEIRIPDVEPAAFLAMLKYIYCDEIDLAADTVLATLYAAKKYIVPHLARACVNFLETSLSAKNACVLLSQSCLFEEPDLTQRCWEVIDAQAELALKSEGFCDIDFQTLESILRRETLNAKEIVVFEAALNWAEVECQRQDLALSIENKRKVLGKALYLIRIPTMALDDFANGAAQSGVLTLNETNDIFLWYTAAKKPELQFVSKARKGLVPQRCHRFQSCAYRSNQWRYRGRCDSIQFAVDKRVFIAGFGLYGSSCGSAEYSAKIELKRQGVVLGQNLSKYFSDGSSNTFPVWFEYPVQIEPDTFYTASVILDGNELSYFGQEGMTEVQCGKVTVQFQCSSDSTNGTGVQGGQIPELIFYA, encoded by the exons ATGGCTGCTGATATATTCCCCCGTAAAAAGCCAGCCAACTCCAGCAGCACCAGCGTCCAGCAGTACCACCAGCAGAATCTCAGTAACAACAACCTTATCCCGGCCCCAAACTGGCAGGGTCTTTATCCCACCATTAGAGAGAG AAATGCGGTGATGTTCAATAATGATTTGATGGCAGATGTACATTTTGTGGTTGGGCCACCAGGTGGGACTCAACGGTTGCCAGGACACAAA TATGTTTTAGCTGTTGGGAGCTCTGTGTTCCATGCGATGTTTTACGGAGAACTTGCAGAGGACAAAGATGAAATCCGTATACCAGATGTCGAACCTGCTGCTTTTCTCGCTATGCTGAA ATATATCTATTGTGATGAAATTGACTTGGCTGCTGACACAGTGCTGGCCACACTTTATGCTGCCAAAAAGTACATCGTCCCTCACCTTGCCAGGGCCTGTGTTAATTtcctggagaccagcctgagtgcCAAAAATGCCTGTGTGCTCCTCTCCCAGAGCTGCCTGTTCGAGGAGCCAGACCTGACCCAGCGTTGCTGGGAGGTGATTGATGCCCAGGCTGAGTTAGCTCTCAAGTCTGAGGGATTCTGCGATATCGACTTCCAGACACTAGAAAGTATTCTCCGTAGGGAAACTCTGAATGCCAAAGAAATTGTGGTTTTTGAGGCAGCTCTCAACTGGGCTGAAGTAGAATGCCAACGACAAGATCTAGCGTTGAGCATTGAAAATAAACGCAAGGTCCTAGGAAAGGCACTTTACTTGATCCGCATACCCACAATGGCCCTTGATGATTTTGCAAATGGTGCTGCACAGTCCGGAGTATTAACTCTCAATGAGACCAACGACATCTTCCTCTGGTATACTGCAGCCAAAAAGCCTGAGCTGCAGTTTGTGAGTAAAGCCCGCAAGGGCCTTGTCCCCCAGCGCTGTCACCGTTTCCAGTCGTGTGCCTATCGAAGCAACCAGTGGCGCTATCGCGGTCGCTGTGACAGCATCCAGTTTGCAGTTGATAAAAGAGTGTTCATTGCTGGCTTTGGGCTGTATGGCTCCAGCTGTGGTTCTGCAGAATACAGTGCCAAGATTGAACTTAAGCGGCAGGGCGTTGTCCTGGGGCAGAACTTGAGCAAGTACTTCTCAGATGGGTCCAGCAATACCTTTCCGGTATGGTTTGAATACCCAGTGCAGATCGAGCCAGACACCTTCTACACAGCCAGTGTGATACTGGATGGCAATGAACTCAGCTACTTTGGACAAGAAGGCATGACAGAAGTTCAGTGTGGCAAAGTGACTGTCCAGTTTCAGTGCTCCTCAGATAGCACCAATGGCACTGGGGTACAGGGAGGGCAGATCCCTGAACTTATATTCTATGCTTGA